In Xanthomonas sp. SI, the following are encoded in one genomic region:
- the cls gene encoding cardiolipin synthase: protein MLPFWLEGTWLLALDWLIRLVALLWIPARTTPGAARSWLLLVGFVPVLGLPLYLLLGHPWLSRERIQRQAQASQVIREQQVPLTALRWTPPADTAIAEVVPLIERQGDFMPTHGNTVELLDRYADSLQALIDDIDAAVERVHLLYYLMFDDAVGDAVVAALLRAAARGVRCRLLLDARGGKRGLRRYRKRLRAAGVEVQALLPGGLRWRRSGRMDLRNHRKIAVIDNRVGYTGSQNLAAAEFVRGHPNRELVVRLQGPVVGHLEAVFASDWFIETGQRLRVADGTGVHGADTATQLLPSGPAYPFENARDAVNALIHLARRRIVMVTPYFVPDEATLSALRIAALSGVDVQLILSESSNQRLTAWAQEAYYDELLRSGVKIALYRPCFLHAKHLSVDEGIALVGSINLDIRSFALNAEIGVLCYCAEVVQRLRAVEADYLADARALSLQDWRKRPTWRRSREGIARLADALM from the coding sequence ATGCTGCCGTTCTGGTTGGAAGGCACCTGGTTGCTGGCGCTGGATTGGCTGATCCGGCTGGTGGCGTTGCTGTGGATTCCCGCGCGCACCACGCCCGGCGCGGCGCGCAGCTGGCTGCTGCTGGTCGGGTTCGTGCCGGTGCTCGGCCTGCCGCTGTACCTGCTGCTGGGCCACCCGTGGCTGTCGCGCGAGCGCATCCAGCGCCAGGCGCAGGCCTCGCAGGTGATCCGCGAGCAGCAGGTGCCGTTGACCGCGCTGCGCTGGACTCCGCCCGCCGACACCGCGATCGCCGAAGTGGTGCCGCTGATCGAGCGCCAGGGCGATTTCATGCCCACCCACGGCAATACGGTGGAATTGCTCGATCGCTATGCGGACTCGCTGCAGGCGCTGATCGACGACATCGACGCGGCGGTGGAGCGAGTGCACCTGCTGTACTACCTGATGTTCGACGATGCGGTCGGCGACGCGGTCGTGGCTGCGTTGTTGCGTGCCGCCGCGCGCGGCGTGCGCTGCCGCCTGCTGCTCGATGCGCGCGGCGGCAAGCGCGGGCTGCGCCGCTACCGCAAGCGCCTGCGCGCGGCCGGCGTCGAGGTGCAGGCGCTGCTGCCGGGCGGCCTGCGCTGGCGCCGCAGCGGGCGCATGGACCTGCGCAACCATCGCAAGATCGCGGTCATCGACAACCGCGTCGGCTACACCGGTTCGCAGAATTTGGCCGCGGCCGAATTCGTGCGCGGCCATCCCAACCGCGAACTGGTGGTGCGGCTGCAGGGACCAGTGGTCGGGCACCTGGAGGCGGTGTTCGCCAGCGACTGGTTCATCGAGACCGGGCAGCGCCTGCGCGTGGCCGACGGCACCGGGGTGCACGGTGCCGACACCGCCACGCAACTGCTGCCCAGCGGCCCGGCGTATCCGTTCGAGAACGCGCGCGATGCGGTCAACGCGCTGATCCATCTGGCGCGGCGGCGGATCGTGATGGTGACGCCGTACTTCGTGCCAGACGAGGCCACGCTCAGCGCGCTGCGCATCGCCGCGCTGTCCGGGGTGGACGTGCAGCTGATCCTGTCGGAGAGCAGCAACCAGCGGCTCACCGCCTGGGCGCAGGAGGCGTACTACGACGAACTGCTGCGCAGCGGGGTCAAGATCGCGCTGTACCGGCCGTGCTTCCTGCATGCCAAGCACCTGAGCGTGGACGAGGGCATCGCCCTGGTCGGCTCGATCAACCTGGATATCCGCTCCTTCGCGCTGAACGCCGAGATCGGCGTGCTGTGCTATTGCGCCGAGGTGGTGCAGCGGCTGCGCGCGGTGGAGGCCGACTACCTGGCCGATGCGCGCGCGCTGTCGCTGCAGGATTGGCGCAAGCGGCCCACCTGGCGGCGCAGCCGCGAAGGCATCGCCCGCCTGGCCGATGCGTTGATGTGA
- the rpmG gene encoding 50S ribosomal protein L33: MMAGKRDKIRMISSAATGHFYTTDKNKKNTPGKMEMMKYDPVVRKHVMYKEGKIK; encoded by the coding sequence ATCATGGCAGGCAAGCGTGACAAGATCCGTATGATTTCCTCGGCCGCCACCGGCCACTTCTACACCACGGACAAGAACAAGAAGAACACTCCGGGGAAGATGGAAATGATGAAGTACGACCCGGTCGTGCGTAAGCACGTGATGTACAAGGAAGGCAAGATCAAGTGA
- the rpmB gene encoding 50S ribosomal protein L28, with translation MSRVCQVSGKRVQTGNNVSHANNRTRRRFLPNLHERRFWVASENRWIKLRVSAHALRTIDKNGIDAVLKELRARGEKV, from the coding sequence ATGTCCCGCGTATGCCAAGTGTCCGGCAAGCGTGTGCAGACGGGTAACAACGTCTCCCACGCCAACAACAGAACCCGTCGTCGCTTCCTGCCCAACCTGCACGAGCGCCGCTTCTGGGTCGCCAGCGAGAACCGCTGGATCAAGCTCCGTGTTTCCGCGCATGCGTTGCGCACCATCGACAAGAACGGGATCGATGCCGTTCTGAAAGAGCTGCGCGCGCGCGGCGAAAAGGTCTGA
- a CDS encoding type II toxin-antitoxin system HipA family toxin → MPVVFIHLPDEVDAVPAGRLTLLEDGTEVRASRFAYGRRYLDRRDPSAVAVDPVSLPLADAAGEQLPANGLAMFGALRDATPDDWGRRVIENRLGVPANGLPESTYLLLAGSNRVGALDVREELESGPAAGALPRVLDLQHLVDAAGRVEEGLPVPAHLQFYFEGAPSLGGARPKAPIAHAGREWIAKFPSIRDRFNVPAVERATLELARRAGLTVPRTELVTLVDGRQIMLIERFDREPVERGMSRKHVVSALTMLGLDEHQSPASSYAAIVSAIEGFAAEGSVATQREELFSRMVFNILVTNDDDHLRNHAFVHEDGAWNLSPLYDVVPKGQAGTERNLHLGVGPRGRRATLDNALHGCGAFGLFPARAAQLIGGIVAATRTWREVFEELGVPMRDCDAVATAFRRASDIGMREVERHLV, encoded by the coding sequence ATGCCTGTGGTCTTCATTCACTTGCCCGATGAAGTCGATGCGGTTCCTGCCGGTCGCCTGACGTTGCTGGAAGACGGCACCGAGGTGCGCGCGTCCAGGTTCGCCTACGGCCGGCGTTATCTCGACCGGCGCGACCCGAGCGCGGTGGCAGTCGATCCGGTATCGCTGCCCCTTGCCGATGCAGCGGGAGAGCAGCTTCCGGCGAACGGTCTGGCCATGTTCGGCGCGCTTCGCGATGCCACCCCGGACGACTGGGGTCGCCGGGTGATCGAGAACCGCCTGGGCGTGCCGGCGAACGGGTTGCCGGAATCCACGTATCTGTTGCTGGCAGGCTCCAACCGCGTAGGGGCGCTGGATGTTCGCGAAGAACTGGAGAGCGGGCCGGCCGCTGGCGCGTTGCCACGGGTGCTCGACCTGCAGCACCTGGTCGACGCGGCTGGGCGGGTCGAGGAAGGCCTGCCGGTGCCGGCGCATCTGCAGTTCTACTTCGAGGGCGCTCCTTCGCTGGGCGGGGCGCGGCCCAAGGCCCCGATTGCCCATGCGGGCCGGGAGTGGATCGCCAAGTTCCCGTCGATCAGGGACCGTTTCAACGTGCCGGCAGTCGAGCGAGCCACCCTGGAACTGGCGCGTCGTGCGGGTCTTACTGTGCCTCGCACCGAACTCGTCACTCTGGTCGATGGTCGACAGATCATGCTGATCGAGCGATTCGACCGGGAGCCGGTGGAGCGCGGGATGAGTCGGAAGCATGTGGTCAGCGCGCTGACGATGCTCGGCCTGGATGAGCATCAGTCCCCGGCATCCAGCTACGCGGCTATCGTCAGCGCGATCGAGGGGTTTGCGGCAGAAGGCAGCGTCGCGACCCAGCGGGAAGAGCTGTTCTCTCGCATGGTGTTCAACATCCTTGTCACCAATGACGACGACCACCTTCGCAACCATGCCTTTGTCCACGAGGATGGCGCCTGGAATCTGAGTCCGCTCTACGATGTGGTTCCCAAGGGGCAGGCAGGAACCGAGCGCAACCTGCACCTGGGTGTCGGTCCGCGAGGTAGGCGCGCCACCTTGGACAATGCGCTGCATGGTTGCGGAGCATTCGGCCTGTTCCCCGCGCGCGCCGCGCAACTGATCGGCGGGATCGTAGCGGCGACCCGGACGTGGCGAGAGGTCTTCGAAGAACTGGGAGTCCCGATGCGGGACTGTGATGCCGTCGCTACGGCCTTCAGGCGTGCATCCGATATCGGCATGCGCGAGGTCGAGCGCCATCTCGTCTGA
- a CDS encoding helix-turn-helix transcriptional regulator: protein MRRNEAEFATTAAVNTAKHLAMLVKQARMARGWSQAGLAERARISAPTMNRIEKGSLGASLGAWLAVLERVGLLHKLNQLDDPASKAIMDSTKAKRPIRMSSQDLDF, encoded by the coding sequence ATGCGTCGGAACGAAGCCGAGTTCGCCACCACTGCCGCTGTGAACACCGCCAAGCACCTGGCGATGCTGGTGAAACAGGCACGGATGGCCCGTGGGTGGTCCCAGGCCGGGCTGGCTGAGCGGGCACGCATCAGCGCACCCACGATGAACCGTATCGAGAAGGGGTCTCTGGGGGCCTCCCTCGGCGCTTGGTTGGCTGTGCTGGAGCGGGTTGGGCTACTGCACAAACTGAACCAGCTGGACGATCCTGCCTCCAAGGCAATCATGGACAGCACCAAGGCCAAGCGGCCCATCCGTATGTCCAGCCAGGACCTGGACTTCTGA
- a CDS encoding CusA/CzcA family heavy metal efflux RND transporter, with product MLANLIRFAIAQRWLMLALTGVLIAIGAWSFSRLPIDATPDITNVQVQVNTAAPGYSPLEAEQRVTFPLETVLAGLPGLESTRSLSRYGLSQVTVVFADGTDLYFARQQVAERLQQVKSQLPPELEPQLGPIATGLGEIFMYTVEAKPNARKPDGTAWTATDLRTLQDWVVRPQLRNVPGVTEVNTIGGYARQIHITPDPARLVALGFTLDDVARAVEANNRNVGAGYIERNGQQFLVRVPGQVSGIAEIGAIVLDRREGVPIRVRDVAQVGEGPELRTGAATQDGSEVVLGTVFMLVGANSRAVAQASAARLEQANRSLPPGVQAVPVYDRTALVDRTIATVARNLVEGALLVIAVLFLLLGNFRAALITAAVIPLAMLFTLTGMVRGGVSGNLMSLGALDFGLIVDGAVIIVENCLSRFGQAQQRLGRVLSAAERFELTALATAEVIRPSLFGVGIIAAVYLPVFALTGIEGKMFHPMAITVVLALTGAMLLSLSFVPAAIALTLGGKVAEHENRAMRWARQAYAPLLDGALRHARWIGAGALALVLLCGVLATRLGTEFIPNLDEGDIALHALRIPGTSLEQAIAMQSTLERRIKRFPEVAHVFGKLGTAEVATDPMPPSVADTFLIMKPRAQWPDPRKPKAQLLAEIEAAVQQLPGNNYEFTQPIQMRMNELISGVRADVAIKLYGDDLDTLVEVGRRIEEVARTVPGAADVKLEQATGLPMLTVVPDRTALAGYGLNPGVVQDTVAAAVGGQDAGQLFEGDRRFAIVVRLPEALRQDPAALADLPIPLSGDGERGDADESSRAPGWRSGAPITVPLREVAKVETVLGPNQINREDGKRRIVVTANVRDRDLGGFVAELQRRVQADVELPSGYWIGYGGTFEQLISAGQRLAWVVPATLLLIFALLYWSFGSLRDAAIVFSGVPLALTGGVVALALRGIPLSISAGVGFIALSGVAVLNGLVMIAFVRKLREDGLPLAQALREGALARLRPVLMTALVAALGFVPMAFNVGAGAEVQRPLATVVIGGIVSSTLLTLLVLPVLYRWLHRRDAAAAASAVHAGHPL from the coding sequence ATGCTCGCTAACCTGATCCGTTTCGCCATCGCGCAGCGCTGGCTGATGCTGGCGCTGACCGGGGTGCTGATCGCGATCGGCGCGTGGAGTTTCTCGCGCCTGCCGATCGACGCCACGCCCGACATCACCAACGTGCAGGTGCAGGTCAACACCGCCGCGCCCGGCTATTCGCCGCTGGAGGCCGAACAGCGCGTCACCTTCCCGCTGGAGACGGTGCTGGCCGGCTTGCCGGGGCTGGAATCCACGCGCTCGCTGTCGCGCTACGGGCTGTCGCAGGTCACCGTGGTGTTCGCCGACGGCACCGATCTGTACTTCGCGCGGCAGCAGGTGGCCGAGCGCCTGCAGCAGGTGAAGTCGCAGTTGCCACCGGAACTGGAGCCGCAGCTCGGGCCGATCGCCACCGGCCTGGGCGAGATCTTCATGTACACGGTCGAGGCCAAGCCGAACGCGCGCAAGCCCGACGGCACGGCGTGGACCGCCACCGACCTGCGCACGCTGCAGGACTGGGTGGTGCGGCCGCAGCTGCGCAACGTGCCCGGCGTGACCGAGGTCAACACCATCGGTGGCTATGCGCGGCAGATCCACATCACCCCGGATCCGGCGCGGCTGGTCGCGCTCGGTTTCACCCTGGACGATGTGGCGCGCGCGGTCGAGGCCAACAACCGCAACGTCGGCGCCGGCTACATCGAACGCAATGGTCAACAGTTCCTGGTGCGGGTGCCGGGGCAGGTCAGCGGCATCGCCGAGATCGGCGCGATCGTGCTGGACCGGCGCGAAGGCGTGCCGATCCGGGTGCGCGATGTGGCCCAGGTCGGCGAGGGGCCGGAACTGCGCACCGGTGCCGCCACCCAGGACGGCAGCGAGGTGGTGCTGGGCACGGTGTTCATGCTGGTCGGCGCCAACAGCCGCGCGGTGGCGCAGGCCTCGGCGGCGCGGCTCGAACAGGCCAACCGCAGCCTGCCGCCGGGCGTGCAGGCGGTGCCGGTGTACGACCGCACCGCGCTGGTCGACCGCACCATCGCCACCGTGGCCAGGAACCTGGTCGAAGGCGCGCTGCTGGTGATCGCGGTGCTGTTCCTGCTGCTGGGCAATTTCCGCGCGGCGCTGATCACCGCGGCGGTGATCCCGCTGGCGATGCTGTTCACCCTCACCGGCATGGTCCGCGGCGGCGTGTCCGGCAATCTGATGAGCCTGGGCGCGCTGGATTTCGGGCTGATCGTCGATGGCGCGGTGATCATCGTGGAGAACTGCCTGAGTCGCTTCGGGCAGGCGCAGCAGCGGCTGGGCCGGGTGCTCAGCGCCGCCGAGCGCTTCGAGCTGACCGCGCTGGCCACCGCCGAGGTGATCCGCCCCAGTCTGTTCGGCGTGGGCATCATCGCTGCGGTGTACCTGCCGGTGTTCGCGCTGACCGGCATCGAAGGCAAGATGTTCCACCCGATGGCGATCACCGTGGTGCTGGCATTGACCGGGGCGATGCTGCTGTCGCTGAGCTTCGTGCCGGCGGCGATCGCGCTGACCCTGGGCGGCAAGGTCGCCGAGCACGAGAACCGCGCGATGCGCTGGGCGCGGCAGGCGTATGCGCCGCTGCTGGACGGCGCGCTGCGCCACGCGCGCTGGATCGGCGCTGGCGCGCTGGCGCTGGTGCTGCTGTGCGGCGTGCTGGCCACGCGGCTGGGCACCGAGTTCATTCCCAACCTCGACGAAGGCGACATCGCCCTGCATGCGCTGCGCATTCCCGGCACAAGCCTGGAACAGGCCATCGCCATGCAGTCCACGCTGGAGCGGCGGATCAAGCGGTTCCCGGAAGTGGCGCACGTATTCGGCAAGCTCGGCACCGCCGAGGTCGCCACCGATCCGATGCCGCCGTCGGTGGCCGACACCTTCCTGATCATGAAGCCGCGCGCGCAATGGCCCGATCCGCGCAAGCCCAAGGCGCAGTTGCTGGCCGAGATCGAGGCGGCGGTGCAGCAACTGCCCGGCAACAACTACGAGTTCACCCAGCCGATCCAGATGCGCATGAACGAGCTGATCTCCGGCGTGCGCGCGGACGTGGCGATCAAGCTCTACGGCGACGATCTGGACACGCTGGTGGAGGTCGGTCGGCGCATCGAAGAGGTGGCCAGGACGGTGCCCGGCGCGGCCGACGTCAAGCTCGAACAGGCCACCGGCCTGCCGATGCTGACCGTGGTCCCGGACCGCACCGCGCTCGCCGGCTACGGACTCAATCCTGGCGTAGTGCAGGACACGGTGGCGGCCGCGGTGGGCGGGCAGGACGCCGGGCAGCTGTTCGAGGGCGACCGCCGTTTCGCCATCGTGGTGCGCCTGCCCGAGGCATTGCGCCAGGATCCGGCGGCACTGGCCGATCTGCCGATCCCGCTCAGCGGCGATGGCGAGCGCGGCGACGCCGACGAGTCCAGCCGCGCCCCCGGCTGGCGCAGCGGCGCGCCGATCACCGTGCCGTTGCGCGAAGTGGCCAAGGTGGAAACCGTACTGGGGCCGAACCAGATCAACCGCGAGGACGGCAAGCGCCGCATCGTGGTCACCGCCAACGTGCGCGACCGCGACCTCGGCGGTTTCGTCGCCGAACTGCAGCGGCGCGTGCAGGCCGACGTGGAACTGCCCAGCGGCTACTGGATCGGCTACGGCGGCACCTTCGAACAGCTGATCTCGGCCGGGCAGCGCCTGGCCTGGGTGGTGCCGGCCACGCTGCTGCTGATCTTCGCGCTGCTGTACTGGTCGTTCGGCTCGCTGCGCGATGCGGCGATCGTGTTCAGCGGCGTGCCGCTGGCGCTGACCGGTGGTGTGGTCGCGCTGGCGCTGCGCGGCATCCCGCTGTCGATCTCGGCTGGGGTCGGCTTCATCGCGCTGTCCGGAGTGGCGGTGTTGAACGGGCTGGTGATGATCGCCTTCGTGCGCAAGCTGCGCGAGGACGGCCTGCCGCTGGCGCAGGCGCTGCGCGAAGGCGCGCTGGCGCGGTTGCGGCCGGTACTGATGACCGCGCTGGTGGCGGCGCTGGGCTTCGTGCCGATGGCGTTCAACGTCGGTGCCGGTGCGGAGGTGCAGCGGCCGCTGGCCACCGTGGTGATCGGCGGCATCGTCTCCTCCACGCTGCTGACCCTGCTGGTGTTGCCGGTGCTGTACCGCTGGCTGCACCGGCGCGACGCTGCAGCAGCGGCGTCCGCTGTGCATGCAGGCCACCCGTTATGA
- a CDS encoding efflux RND transporter periplasmic adaptor subunit, translated as MKFESAALIAPLLLGLLLGGCAGAGDDASHDEADAHGAAGEAHAEEARKGAHGGRLLEQDGIAVELAIAEDGTPPTYQAWLYRDGKPLPPGAGSVEVRLTRLGGVAETHRLRARDDGGLLADSVVSEPHSFDVEVRATVQGKALRWTYPSYEGRTEIAAKIAADAGIRVAPVGPGSIADEHEVQGLLTPAEGAQAQATARFPGPVRSLRANVGDRVRAGQALATVESNLSLTTYTISAPIAGTVLARTASVGSSAAEGQALFEIADLSTLWVDLHIFGADAGHIAAGAPVTVTRISDGTVAQTTLERVLPGTATASQSTVARAVLRNEDGLWRPGSAVKARVTVAQQPADLVVPVTALQTFRDWDVVFVRVGDIYEARPLQIGARDARQVQVLSGLNAGDEVVVEQSYLVKADIEKSGASHEH; from the coding sequence ATGAAATTCGAATCCGCTGCGCTGATCGCGCCGCTGTTGCTTGGACTGCTGCTCGGCGGTTGCGCCGGTGCCGGCGACGACGCCAGTCACGACGAAGCCGACGCGCATGGCGCAGCCGGCGAAGCCCATGCCGAGGAAGCGCGCAAGGGTGCGCATGGCGGCCGCCTGCTCGAGCAGGATGGCATCGCGGTCGAACTGGCGATCGCCGAGGACGGCACGCCGCCGACCTACCAGGCCTGGCTGTACCGCGACGGCAAGCCGTTGCCGCCAGGCGCCGGCAGCGTCGAGGTGCGGCTCACGCGGCTGGGCGGCGTGGCCGAGACCCACCGTCTGCGCGCGCGCGACGACGGCGGCCTGCTGGCCGACAGCGTGGTCAGCGAGCCGCATTCCTTCGACGTGGAAGTGCGCGCCACGGTGCAGGGCAAGGCGCTGCGCTGGACCTATCCCAGCTACGAAGGTCGTACCGAGATCGCGGCGAAGATCGCCGCCGATGCGGGCATCCGCGTCGCCCCGGTCGGCCCCGGCAGCATCGCCGACGAGCACGAGGTGCAAGGCCTGCTGACCCCGGCCGAAGGCGCCCAGGCGCAAGCCACCGCGCGCTTCCCCGGCCCGGTGCGCAGCCTGCGCGCCAACGTCGGCGACCGCGTGCGCGCCGGGCAGGCGCTGGCCACGGTGGAAAGCAACCTGAGCCTGACCACCTACACGATCAGCGCGCCGATCGCCGGCACGGTGCTGGCGCGCACTGCCAGCGTCGGCAGCAGCGCCGCCGAGGGCCAGGCGCTGTTCGAGATCGCCGACCTGTCCACGCTGTGGGTGGACCTGCACATCTTCGGCGCCGATGCCGGCCACATCGCCGCCGGCGCGCCGGTGACGGTAACCCGGATCAGCGATGGCACGGTCGCGCAGACCACGCTGGAACGCGTGTTGCCGGGCACCGCCACCGCCAGCCAGAGCACGGTGGCGCGCGCGGTGCTGCGCAACGAGGACGGGTTGTGGCGGCCGGGCTCGGCGGTGAAGGCGCGGGTCACGGTGGCGCAGCAGCCGGCGGACCTGGTGGTGCCGGTGACCGCCTTGCAGACCTTCCGCGACTGGGACGTGGTGTTCGTACGCGTGGGCGACATCTACGAAGCGCGGCCGCTGCAGATCGGCGCACGCGATGCACGCCAGGTGCAGGTGTTGTCCGGATTGAACGCCGGCGATGAAGTGGTGGTGGAGCAGAGCTATCTGGTCAAGGCGGACATCGAGAAGTCGGGGGCGTCGCATGAGCATTGA
- a CDS encoding TolC family protein, with translation MWLRLAAVAAFAVAPCAWAQAVPPDAVLTLDDAFARVAQTHPDLRLADGQRRVLAAEAERDALRPPLRLGAELENAFGSGAARGLDQAELTVTLAGVLERGGKLDARRTLAQARIDALAPQRELARLDLLAEVARRYLAIAAAAQRQAIAAADLAQRQRTVAAARQRLQAGASPESVLLTAQALQARAELDRDRAQQEHAAARRHLAVLWGERDPDFAQVTGDPLALPAVPDFDVLATLLDATPELARFAGEARVREARLRLARSQARPDLDWQFGVRRLQDGDATALVAGISLPLGSAARAQPEIRAAEAERELLGVEREAQALALYSTLADAHGRYRAAQLEVARMRDDVLPKLARAETAAERAYRGGAISYLEWAQLQAQHGDARRQQLAAAIEAQTALIEIQRLSGQPFVLAPAAQVAR, from the coding sequence ATGTGGTTGCGACTGGCGGCTGTTGCCGCCTTCGCGGTCGCGCCCTGCGCGTGGGCGCAGGCCGTGCCGCCCGATGCTGTGCTCACCCTGGACGACGCCTTCGCCCGCGTCGCCCAGACCCATCCCGACCTGCGCCTGGCCGACGGCCAGCGCCGCGTGCTCGCCGCCGAGGCCGAGCGCGACGCGCTGCGTCCGCCGCTGCGGCTGGGCGCCGAGCTGGAGAACGCCTTCGGCAGCGGCGCCGCGCGCGGCCTGGACCAGGCCGAACTGACCGTCACCCTGGCCGGCGTGCTCGAACGCGGCGGCAAGCTCGACGCGCGCCGCACCCTGGCCCAGGCGCGCATCGACGCGCTGGCGCCGCAGCGCGAACTGGCGCGGCTGGACCTGCTCGCCGAGGTCGCGCGCCGCTACCTGGCGATCGCCGCCGCGGCGCAGCGCCAGGCCATCGCCGCCGCCGACCTGGCGCAGCGCCAGCGCACCGTCGCCGCCGCGCGGCAGCGGCTGCAGGCCGGCGCCTCGCCCGAATCGGTGCTGCTGACCGCGCAGGCGCTGCAGGCGCGTGCGGAACTGGACCGCGACCGCGCGCAGCAGGAGCACGCCGCCGCGCGCCGCCACCTGGCGGTGCTGTGGGGCGAACGCGATCCCGACTTCGCGCAGGTGACCGGCGATCCGCTGGCGTTGCCGGCAGTGCCGGACTTCGACGTGCTGGCCACGCTGCTCGATGCCACCCCGGAGCTGGCGCGCTTCGCCGGCGAGGCGCGCGTGCGCGAGGCGCGGCTACGCCTGGCGCGTAGCCAGGCGCGGCCCGACCTGGACTGGCAATTCGGCGTGCGCCGGCTGCAGGACGGCGACGCCACCGCGCTGGTGGCCGGGATCTCGCTGCCGTTGGGCAGCGCCGCGCGCGCGCAGCCGGAGATCCGCGCCGCCGAGGCCGAGCGCGAGCTGCTCGGCGTGGAGCGCGAAGCGCAGGCGCTGGCGCTGTACTCCACGCTCGCCGACGCGCACGGCCGCTACCGCGCCGCGCAACTGGAAGTGGCGCGCATGCGCGACGACGTGCTGCCGAAACTCGCGCGTGCCGAGACCGCCGCCGAGCGCGCCTATCGCGGCGGTGCGATCAGCTATCTGGAGTGGGCGCAGTTGCAGGCGCAGCATGGCGATGCGCGGCGGCAGCAGCTCGCCGCCGCGATCGAGGCGCAGACCGCGCTGATCGAGATCCAGCGCCTGAGCGGGCAACCATTCGTACTCGCGCCCGCGGCGCAGGTGGCGCGATGA